In the Xiamenia xianingshaonis genome, one interval contains:
- a CDS encoding N-acetylmuramoyl-L-alanine amidase has translation MRGFPSSRTAMKAAAGACLACSLALFGCGGDITNEAYVDQSEEASAQAEQQPDAAPADPEGEAGEETAGGEGAASDPATEAETEAQAADAAAEAESAAAAEAAAAEAADADALRADLGIVEDFRASFEHGPKGPEYQKYIVLHDTESDGDPQSVIDYWDGNGTGVAAHFIVGKDGSIFQCVPLDAIAHHAGYGDTGHNAWYGVEDESRDDKVGTTPIGDWAADYGMNSYSVGIELVHVGGSGDYPAEQLDALDRLIAYIDAYYGFESDIIDHKAWRSGNSDTSPEFASYLQQYQTTRTHAA, from the coding sequence ATGAGAGGCTTTCCATCGTCGCGCACGGCCATGAAAGCGGCGGCCGGCGCGTGTCTTGCCTGTTCGCTGGCGCTTTTCGGCTGCGGCGGCGACATCACCAACGAGGCGTACGTGGACCAGTCGGAAGAGGCGTCCGCGCAAGCCGAACAGCAGCCGGACGCGGCGCCGGCCGATCCAGAAGGCGAAGCGGGCGAAGAAACCGCAGGTGGGGAAGGCGCGGCGTCCGACCCGGCGACGGAAGCGGAAACCGAGGCGCAAGCGGCCGACGCAGCGGCCGAAGCCGAAAGCGCCGCTGCAGCAGAAGCGGCGGCAGCAGAAGCGGCCGACGCAGACGCCCTGCGCGCGGACCTCGGCATCGTCGAGGACTTCCGCGCATCTTTCGAGCACGGTCCCAAAGGCCCCGAGTACCAGAAGTACATCGTGCTGCACGACACCGAAAGCGACGGCGATCCGCAGTCGGTCATCGATTACTGGGACGGAAATGGTACAGGTGTGGCGGCGCACTTCATCGTTGGGAAAGACGGCTCCATCTTCCAGTGCGTGCCGCTTGACGCCATCGCGCACCATGCCGGCTATGGCGACACTGGACATAATGCCTGGTACGGGGTGGAAGACGAGTCGCGCGACGACAAGGTGGGCACGACGCCCATCGGTGACTGGGCAGCTGACTATGGTATGAACTCGTACTCGGTCGGCATCGAGCTGGTTCACGTGGGCGGATCGGGTGACTATCCCGCCGAGCAGCTCGACGCCCTCGACCGCCTGATAGCCTACATCGACGCCTACTACGGCTTCGAAAGCGACATCATCGACCACAAGGCCTGGCGCAGCGGAAATTCCGACACCTCGCCCGAATTCGCGTCCTACCTGCAGCAATACCAGACCACCCGCACACACGCCGCATAA